A genomic stretch from Thermomicrobiales bacterium includes:
- a CDS encoding response regulator transcription factor produces MIVDDNFVVRRGLQSSLEFDPEIEVIGEGASGDEAIELARDLVPDVILMDIRMPDRDGISATEVISDESPTSKVLILTWSEDPEHLRSAVLAGAKGYLVHGRFSPERLSEAVHIIHEGGALITPMLAPALLEFVRSSAQSGRSRTAPGSVLTPRELQVLEFIVAGKSNREIAELLFIEEKTVKNHISNIYSKLHLKNRYEAITRGRDHLR; encoded by the coding sequence GTGATCGTCGACGACAACTTCGTCGTTCGACGCGGTCTGCAATCGAGCCTGGAGTTTGACCCGGAGATCGAAGTGATCGGTGAAGGAGCATCCGGCGACGAGGCAATTGAGCTGGCCCGCGACCTGGTGCCCGATGTCATCCTGATGGATATTCGTATGCCGGATCGTGACGGTATCTCCGCAACGGAAGTTATCAGCGATGAATCGCCAACGTCGAAAGTCCTGATCCTGACGTGGTCTGAGGATCCCGAGCACTTGCGGAGTGCCGTACTGGCAGGTGCGAAAGGCTATCTCGTCCATGGACGGTTCTCCCCGGAGCGTCTCTCCGAGGCGGTCCACATCATCCACGAAGGCGGCGCGCTGATCACGCCGATGCTTGCGCCGGCGCTGCTCGAGTTCGTGCGCTCCAGCGCCCAGAGCGGCCGGAGTCGCACCGCCCCCGGCTCCGTGCTGACACCGCGCGAGCTGCAGGTGCTGGAGTTCATCGTCGCCGGCAAGTCGAATCGCGAGATCGCAGAACTCCTCTTCATTGAAGAGAAGACGGTCAAGAACCACATCAGCAACATCTACTCGAAACTACA